TATTGATTGGGGATGGTCGCAATTTATTACATCAGATAGAATTCAACAAGAGGGGTTTGTGTCGGACGACACTTTGACGGTGCGGGCGTCAGTGACGGTCAAGTCTTCGTCCGTAAGTATTGACGAGGATGATTCGGAGTTGTACTTGAAATGCGCTGTGGAAGAGGGGGATGCGGAAGCGGTTAAACTATGCTTGGAACAGGGAGCTAAGGTTAACTGTCAATTTAAGGATGACGAGTACACGCCTTTGCACACAGCGTGCTCTTCAGGGACGAACACAGGTTCAATGGAAGTCCTTAATCTTTTGCTAGAGAAGGGTGCTGACGGGAATGCTTGTAACAAGTGGAGCGAGACACCTCTGTTGATTGCAGCTAATAATGGACATCGGGCAGCTGTTGAAGCTTTGCTTAAGCATGGTGCTGACCCGAGCTTATGTAGCGAAGCCGGATGGAGCGCCTTGACTTTTGCGGCTCACAAGGTACATATTGGTGTCGCTGCGTCGAGCTTTCCTGAGTGAGCAATCAAAAGGAACAAGCTAATGACAATTTTCTAATCTGTCACCACAGGGATACGAGGAtattgttgtgttgttgctgcgAGCTGGAGCACCGGTGAATTCTCTAGTCTCCGAAGATTCCAGTACTCCATTGCATAAAGCTTGCGCGGGTTCAAAGGCAGGTCATCTTGAGGCGGTCAAATTCTTGTTAGCCGGTGGTGCCGATGTACATGCTTTGAATAAGTGGAGAGAGACGCCTTTACTGACAGCGGCCAATCATGGTCAAGCAGGGGCAGTAGAGGCGTTGCTTAATTCCGGTGCGGATCCATGTCGCTGTACAGACACGGGATGGTCGCCGCTCAGTATTGCGGCATACAAAGGCCATGACGATGTGGTTCGTCTCCTTTTGGAGGAAGGAGCGCCgactgaagaagatgacCCGACACTGAGCGCCTTGCTACAGGCAGCGACTAAGGGACTTCCAGATACTGTGGAACTGCTGCTTCGTCACGGCGCTGACCATACAGTCACGACCAAGAAAGGTGATACGGCGTTATCTATTCTTGTGGAGCAAAATCTTATTGATGCCGCTGTTGAAATGGTCACAAAGTACAATGCTAGTATTCCTCGATGCTCTCGCGATCGAAAGAAGGTCCAGCGCGCCAGACTCTTAATTCAGCTGCGCACTAAACAGAGAGACGAAGAGTGCATGGAAGAATCGAACGGTTTTAGTACAGATGATGGTGAAACAGACGATGAAGACCAAATAACTTCTGCGCAGCACGCAGACGGAGCTGGAGTGTCCAAAAAGACTCtgagcaaaaagaaaaaaaagaacaaAACCCCAAAACTGTCCGAGgtcgaaaaagccaaagctGCAGAGGAGGCCCTCTTGCAAGAGCTTGAGCGAGAGGAATCCAAGGCtaagaaagaagaagccgaggCCAATAGTAAGcgagcaaagaagaaaaagaaaaaagaacgTGAGCGACAGCAAAAGATGCAGGAGGAGCAGGAACGTCGtgagcaagaagaaagagagGCGCAGGAACGTGAGCGGTTGAAACGGGAAAAAGAACAGAAGGAGCGCGAAAGACTTCTCAAGCAGAAACGAGAACGTGATAAACATGAACTCGCGGAACGGGAAAAACTTCTAGAGGCCAAGCGTCAGGATCGCGACCGTCACGAACGCGATCAGAAGCATCGATTGGGGCAGGAAACCCAGAGTGCTAGCCCTTTATCACCGACTAATTCCGTCTTGCTTCGACGAAAGCCATCTACAAATGTACCTGCCATACGATCGAGCTTTTCTGCGAAATCTTCAACATTAAGCGGTAACCGAAGGTGGGAAACTAAGCCTAAAACTTCCTCAGACGCCGCGTCATCTTCGGATCCTGGTCAGCTGTtgaactcactgtcaaacacTTATGGTCCCTCTGATACGCGATGTGAGCAACCAGAAGAAGCACTTACTGCTGTTCGTACTCAGTCTTGTGCACAGCAGGGTCAAATTGAGCTTCTTCCTACACCGACTACCGGAAGCCGTTCTCCGGAAGCAACGACGCTTTCTGACGCTTCTATGTGTACATTCGAGAGTAAGGATGTGGCGTCAACAACTGTTTCGTCTCATTCAGATAGTCCAGTATCTCTTCCCTCGGATATTGAGCACCCAACGGTGTCCTTATTCCGTCGTGACAAACTTTTGGAGTTGATTCACCGTTGCAGTCTATCGAGCACTATAGTGGACGGCCTCACAGTAAAGCGGGCAATTTACAGATGGACAACACGCGCCTCGCATTCCGACACCCCGATTCTGGATCCAATTATTCCAAGTTGGGTCGACTTAAATCAGCTCGTTTCGTTTTTCCAGCGACAATTCATATCGGAAGGCAAGCGAGGATTGACCGCTTCAACAATGAGTATGGAAGCATTGAAGGACGATGGTACAGTGGTCGCAAGACTCTGCCACACTTGTGCTCTCGAAACGCTACAGTTTCGTCAGCGAGTTCAAGATCAGCTGCCCAATTCCTGGGATGATTCTGCTTTGGGCATGTCCGTAGTAGAAAATATTCACGGTGCATCTACGTCGTTGGTATCGGTATCGTGGGCCAACAGGTCTAGTGTCGCGATTCCCACTAGCACATTCTCGATCTTACGTAAGCGATATACTGGACCACCATCCCGCTTCCTAGCTACGGTTTTTGTAAGCAAGATATGGTACGAAAGCTTGGAGCTTGTTGCCGATGGAACTGCTATGGATATCCATTTATCTCCACGAACCAAGGCATGTCTGTCGGACGAGTTCGCGGTTTCAGCAGAATTATGGTGCGATCCATTTAACGCCCACGGAAACAACGTCTTCTGGGGGAAGTTCGACTTGATTGACACCCATTTCGGTGGTCAGAAaccttttggaaaagacgataAGGGAGGCGAAGAAGTGTTGGCAAGGTACGGAAGTTCTGTTTCTGTATTACTTCCTTTCGATAACATGGTGGCTTCTCGATACATGAAAAGAATGCTCGACATAATTGATTTGGCGAATGCCTCTCGAGTTCCAGTGTCGTTCACAGTTTTCGTGCACTCTGATAGTTTTCAAGATGGCGTAGTTGATGTGAACCAAACGCATCTCACTTTACTGGACCAACGCTTTACCGGTGAGAAAGCCTCATATATTCGGTGGTGTGAAGCCCTTTCTGCTGGGCAACATACGTTTGGTTACGGGAGAGGGGCTGAGGATTCAAAGCTTTGTCATTCTGGAAGCATGATTGTCTTCCTCCAAAGTGAGAGTGGAAAGTCGCGGTATTCTGTAAATGACCACTCGATTGAACGGATCATACAAACGATGTCCGTTAACGGCCGATCTGAGAATGCTTATCACGCACCGATTGGATTCCAGAACGATTTTATCTCGAAGGAGTCACCGTTACCACAACAGTCTGTGTACTTCGAACACCAGGGAGCTCGATCACAACCTTTGTCACCCGGCCCTCAACAATCTATGCAGACGGTATTTGGAGCTATTGGAAGAGACGCAGTTGTAAAGCCACCGTCCAGTGATGGGGTAGTTTCACGACTGGGAGCTCGACGTGGGCGTCTTTTCGATcttgtcgacgacggcgaagaaGATCAGTTGAATGATGTCGATATTGTATCAGGAATGCTGAACAATCTCGATGTCGGTCTTTTTCAGAGCGGCAACGCTGGCTCGGACATTGACATTGAAGCAATCAGTCTGATGGGAATTGGTGGGCCTCCTAGATCCCAACCGCCGGGAAACTCTCACCCTGGACGCTTCTTCGGCTGAGGGCGAAAGCTGTACCCTAGTCCAGTTTGACAGGAACTACTAACTTTatgtctttttcaaaacgcCGCCCTCTACATTTATTTGGTGCTGAAGCTTGTAATGTTACTTCTGAAAATTGCTGATTACCACGCTGAAAAGATATACTACCGAAAAGTAcactactgacagtgaagccgAAGGAGAAGTTCTTCATTGTCAAGAAGGGCCCACTTACCAAGGCAACGCATATTCATCCTTTTTGGAATTCTTTAGTTTGCCGTTTTTCACTCTCGAttccttggcctttttcaaaagctgATGGCACTTGCCAATGGCGTtagcttcttcgtcgttctTGCGCTTTATTTCTTCCATTGAAGGTCCGTTTGCAACTGCAATAGATTCGAGAAAAGCAATTCGATTACTACTGAGGCTATTGAGGCGCCCCAAGTCATCAGTCATCGCTGTGATTATATCCTTCAACTCGTCAATGGCATTTTCGGAATGTATAACTTCCATATGTTGCCTCGCGCCACTATTTTCACTTCCAAGGGAGGTTCTGTCAGACTTTTCCTTGGATGGTGACAACGTGTCGCTTCTTCGCTGCGAAAGCAATCTTCGATGGGATAACGATTGCGCAAGGCCAATCGATTGAAGCTGAATAAACAGTCGCTCATCGATTGAGAGCCTTGCGAGATCAGCCATCGGCAATGATTCTCCATGTGAAGTCgcatcttcctcttccttatCGCTCTCTAAACTATCCTCGTCCACCTCGGTTCCAGTTCCAGAAACCAGGAGTGACTGGAGTCGATGAAAAAGTGAGAGCTCAACGGATTCATCCGATCTCATTGGTTGGTTAGTGACTGTATCGGCTTTGGTCTGAAGCTCCATTTGTTTAACAAACATATCATCTGGCGACACCAATCCGTCAACACTTCTTTGAATGTCATCATCTGTCGTTCTCAAAAAGTATCCAGACTTATCAAGCCATTTCCACATCCCCGTGGTATGAATAACTACAATTGGATCAGCTTCACAAACTCTACGGGCTTCTTGCTGTTGCTTATCGATGATTTGGGTACGCGATTCGATACGATGGGTGTACTTTACTTCTAGCTCTCTGGCGGTTCGTGCAATTAATTCCGCTACAGCCTTACGCCGCCGTGATGCCTTCATATTTACGTATGACATTTCCTTTTGTGCGCTTGAAGTGACCGTCGAACTCTTCACATCTCTAGCGACAGCCACAACACGCTTTTTTGTGCTCGacttttttgtcgtcgtttttgGAGGTGACATCGCACTTTCCGCTTTAGTAATACCCATCACACCCTTGGAAGGCAAGACTGCTACAAGTGGGCCTCTTCGTGGCTCCTTGAAGCCGTTGCTGCAGACTATTTTGACTCGAATAAGGGGTGTGGTAAAGCTTGATAGTACCGACGTAGACTTTGTTGCGTTAGCTTTTCGCGACGTTTTGGTGGATATGTAGACTGCGCCGTATTCTTCGGCACTTAAGTTTCCTTTACACCAACGCTCCATGTTCACGGTGTTTTGATGTAAAAAGTCAAACTGTCGTTTGAGCAAGGCGCAAATTGCCATCAGATCGCCAGCGAGTTTCGACTTGTCAAAAAACGAAATTGTTCGCCTCATGGCGCCAATGGCGGCACTCATCTGCTCCCCGCGATGGTGTGCACCGGTGGCAGACTTCTCGTCTTTAAATGCTTCGTTCATTAGCTTGACGATGACTTCGAACTCTAAGGCAGGTGGTTTCGCAGCACCGTTCCCGGCAGTCGAAGGTGACGGTAACGCACTCAGATGGCTCATAAAGGACGAGTACGTCCGGTCCAGAACTGCATATAGCTTGCGATTACGAAGGGTAGGCTCAGTGGGCATGGCTGGCATGAATGGATAGAAAATTGTGTTGGACGGTCTCAATCCGCAAAACGAACTTTGCGATAGACCGGGGTGCTGAAGGATTTGTTGCTGAGCTGAGTGTGTTGGTGCAGTAATCAATGTAGATGAAGATTGCGCGGTATTTGAGATAGAAGATGACGGGCTGGGTAACAGCCCGCTGTTGGACTTCCCGCTCGAATTCGCTTTCTTACTAGTTTTCGGAGCTGTGTCAGAACTTCGTTTTCCGAATCGTCCAGCAGCAGCCACACCCGATGAAGATGAACCAAGAGATCCGCGTGCGCCTAGTGTTTGCATGCTTCCGTTCGTTATACTTGTAGCAgttttgccttttttggtCTTGATTGCTTTAGGAAGTGTGGGGGTACTCTCGTCAGCTGCTTTTTTTGTGCCTTTCTTTCGTACGGTGGCAGTAGCTATTTTTGATACCTTccgcttctttttcagtgCCGGTTCTTCCAGGTaatcatcatcgtcctcaAAGAGAGTTGGATTTTTAAGCTTCCGCTTAGTTTTGCGGCGATTGGGTGTAGTCTCATCCTCATCGGTCATCCCTGCCACCCCAGTCGGTAGG
The Phaeodactylum tricornutum CCAP 1055/1 chromosome 7, whole genome shotgun sequence DNA segment above includes these coding regions:
- a CDS encoding predicted protein, translating into MARTSRGSVPKDSVDALDNLNLDDMFADGGDDLFGGLDIDLADMGDITAGGIDAKVEPMTVEALPTGVAGMTDEDETTPNRRKTKRKLKNPTLFEDDDDYLEEPALKKKRKVSKIATATVRKKGTKKAADESTPTLPKAIKTKKGKTATSITNGSMQTLGARGSLGSSSSGVAAAGRFGKRSSDTAPKTSKKANSSGKSNSGLLPSPSSSISNTAQSSSTLITAPTHSAQQQILQHPGLSQSSFCGLRPSNTIFYPFMPAMPTEPTLRNRKLYAVLDRTYSSFMSHLSALPSPSTAGNGAAKPPALEFEVIVKLMNEAFKDEKSATGAHHRGEQMSAAIGAMRRTISFFDKSKLAGDLMAICALLKRQFDFLHQNTVNMERWCKGNLSAEEYGAVYISTKTSRKANATKSTSVLSSFTTPLIRVKIVCSNGFKEPRRGPLVAVLPSKGVMGITKAESAMSPPKTTTKKSSTKKRVVAVARDVKSSTVTSSAQKEMSYVNMKASRRRKAVAELIARTARELEVKYTHRIESRTQIIDKQQQEARRVCEADPIVVIHTTGMWKWLDKSGYFLRTTDDDIQRSVDGLVSPDDMFVKQMELQTKADTVTNQPMRSDESVELSLFHRLQSLLVSGTGTEVDEDSLESDKEEEDATSHGESLPMADLARLSIDERLFIQLQSIGLAQSLSHRRLLSQRRSDTLSPSKEKSDRTSLGSENSGARQHMEVIHSENAIDELKDIITAMTDDLGRLNSLSSNRIAFLESIAVANGPSMEEIKRKNDEEANAIGKCHQLLKKAKESRVKNGKLKNSKKDEYALPW